The following are from one region of the Periophthalmus magnuspinnatus isolate fPerMag1 chromosome 5, fPerMag1.2.pri, whole genome shotgun sequence genome:
- the pigu gene encoding phosphatidylinositol glycan anchor biosynthesis class U protein encodes MAAPLTLLLIVGVSIRLFLFRSSLADIIAERVEVVSPLTAWKRVIEGLALLDLGVSPYSGDIFHETPLIIYLFHFVVDYAEITFMLADVITAVALYLAVKDYNTQVLKKQRFELEADRYPMDCLELVRSPTQMYYIPLKVAMVYMLNPFTILSCVAKSTCGLNNAVLGLFFLCTIKKNTMLSAIFLALATYQSIYPITLCAPAMLYIMQRLYIPVNYRWASFWWFVVQYLFIYLGSLFVIICLSFFLLGSWDYIPSVYGFILSVPDLTPNIGLFWYFFAEMFEHFRLFFLCVFQINVFFYTIPLSIKLKEHPVFLMFMQLAVMSIFKSYPTVGDIALYLSLLPLWSHLHRFLRNIFLVTCVLIACSALFPVLWHLWIYSGSANSNFYYAITLLFNVAQILLVSDYFYAFLRREHHLTYGLYLKKKDGSEATLVLK; translated from the exons ATGGCGGCTCCCTTGACTCTGCTGCTGATTGTAGGGGTTTCTAtccgtttatttctgttcagATCCAGTTTAGCGGATATTATCGCAGAGAGGGTGGAAGTCGTATCTCCACTGACCGCCTGGAAGAGAG TGATAGAAGGTTTGGCTTTGCTGGACCTTGGAGTATCCCCGTACTCTGGAGATATTTTCCATGAG ACGCCTCTcatcatatatttatttcattttgtggtGGACTATGCCGAGATAACATTTATG TTAGCCGATGTCATCACTGCGGTGGCTTTATATTTGGCAGTTAAGGATTACAACACACAAgtg TTGAAAAAgcaaagatttgagctggaggCAGACCGTTATCCCATGGACTGTCTAGAGCTGGTCCGGAGCCCCACGCAAATGTATTATATCCCTCTCAAGGTCGCCATGGT TTACATGTTGAACCctttcaccattttgtcctgTGTTGCCAAATCCACATGTGGACTCAACAATGCCGTCCTGGGCCTTTTCTTCCTCTGCACTATTAAAA aaaATACTATGTTGAGTGCCATATTTCTGGCCCTGGCCACGTATCAGTCCATCTACCCCATCACTCTCTGTGCTCCAGCCATGCTCTACATAATGCAG CGGCTGTACATTCCAGTGAACTACCGCTGGGCCAGTTTTTGGTGGTTCGTGGTTCAGTACCTCTTCATTTACTTGGGCAGTCTGTTCGTTATCATctgcctctccttctttctgctGGGCTCCTGGGACTACATACCATCTGTCTATGGATTCAT ttTGTCTGTTCCAGACCTGACTCCAAACATCGGCCTCTTCTGGTATTTTTTCGCTGAGATGTTCGAACACTTCAGGCTGttcttcctctgtgtttttcaaatCAATGTCTTCTTCTACACCATTCCTCTCTCCATCAAACTCAA gGAGCACCCAGTGTTCCTGATGTTCATGCAGTTGGCCGTGATGTCCATCTTTAAATCTTACCCCACAGTGGGAGACATAGCTCTGTACCTGTCCCTCCTCCCACTCTGGAGCCACCTACACAGAT tcCTGAGAAACATCTTCCTGGTCACATGTGTGCTGAtcgcctgctctgctctgttccctGTGCTGTGGCATCTGTGGATCTACTCTGGCAGTGCCAACTCCAACTTTTACTACGCCATTACACTACTGTTCAATGTGGCTCAG ATTCTCCTGGTGTCAGACTACTTCTACGCCTTCTTACGGAGAGAGCACCACCTCACGTATGGACTTTACCTGAAGAAGAAGGACGGGTCAGAGGCCACACTcgttttaaaataa